From a region of the Gordonia sp. PP30 genome:
- a CDS encoding acyl-CoA thioesterase II yields the protein MPSIEEILAIERIDNDIYRGGVFPSVLRRTFGGQVAGQALVAATKTVSPEFEVHSLHGYFLRPGKSDQPAIFLVDRIRDGRSFVTRRVTGVQNGEAIFSMSASFHVTGDEGPQHQDTMPSAGDPESLPDRKDDPDETVRSLYQEWEKFDVRIVPREKLQVNGFFAAQQRVWFRHRDPLPDDQLLHVCTLAYMSDMTLLSSAAVPHPSTPAQTASLDHAMWFLRPFRTDDWLLYDQTSPSAGGGRSLTQGRIFDPSGRMVAAVTQEGLTRTNVPADQVSIMKKGDS from the coding sequence GTGCCGAGTATCGAAGAGATCCTAGCCATCGAGCGGATCGACAACGACATCTATCGCGGCGGAGTGTTTCCGAGCGTGCTGCGCCGCACCTTCGGCGGCCAGGTGGCCGGGCAGGCGCTGGTCGCCGCCACCAAGACCGTCTCGCCGGAGTTCGAGGTCCACTCTCTGCACGGCTACTTCCTGCGGCCCGGGAAGTCCGATCAGCCGGCGATCTTCCTGGTCGACCGGATCCGCGACGGGCGGTCGTTCGTGACGCGGCGGGTGACCGGCGTGCAGAACGGCGAGGCGATCTTCTCGATGTCGGCGTCCTTCCACGTGACCGGCGACGAGGGGCCGCAGCACCAGGACACCATGCCGTCGGCCGGCGATCCCGAATCGCTGCCCGACCGCAAGGACGACCCCGACGAGACGGTCCGCTCGCTCTACCAGGAGTGGGAGAAGTTCGACGTGCGGATCGTTCCGCGAGAAAAGCTCCAGGTCAACGGCTTCTTCGCGGCCCAGCAGCGGGTGTGGTTCCGGCACCGCGATCCGCTGCCCGACGATCAGCTCCTGCACGTCTGCACGCTCGCCTACATGAGCGACATGACGCTGCTCAGCTCCGCCGCGGTGCCGCACCCGAGCACTCCCGCGCAGACCGCGTCGCTCGATCACGCGATGTGGTTCCTGCGGCCGTTCCGCACGGACGACTGGCTGCTCTACGACCAGACCTCGCCGTCGGCGGGTGGCGGCCGGTCGCTGACGCAGGGCCGGATCTTCGACCCGTCGGGCCGGATGGTGGCGGCGGTGACCCAGGAGGGGCTCACCCGCACCAACGTGCCCGCCGACCAGGTCTCGATCATGAAGAAGGGCGATTCGTGA
- a CDS encoding acyl-CoA dehydrogenase, giving the protein MTSDTGSTLSTGLREVLDGRWAATRDIVRRHIEDEHLVPLDGLSLAEYRERMLGLMAAMVPLGFPAQGFPSTDGPGDPGAAVTAIETLGYGDLSLMVKAGVQWGLFGGAIENLGTQRHHDEYRQRLIDLDVLGCFAMTETGHGSNVQALETTATYLPESGEFEIHSPTPSSRKDYIGGAALHARYAAVFAQLITGGPGEEPAGRGVHCFVVPLRDDEGADLPGVTTSDCGYKGGLPGVDNGRILFDHVRVPRTALLNRYADVDADGTYSSPIESDNRRFFTMLGTLIRGRVTVGASGGAAGRLALTLAVKYALRRRQFAGPGDDGELLLLDYRAHQRRLLPLVARAYAFALAQNEVTEELHELQVRPADEADPDAVRRLEAKAAAIKAGHTSLASTAGIEARTACGGAGYMAENRLPLIRDDLDVFTTFEGDNLVLTQLAAKQLLTDYAADIDHLDAAGWVRFVASMARDVALEKTGARQLVQTVRDDSDEAPEDSDLSHYSAQLALFTGREDHLVRTAAARLRRASDDDADAFEVFTSTQDHLIKAGSAHIERIALESMQAALAGLPKDSPVRDTLETVRDLFVYSALEADLGWFLMHRFVSVERAKAIRRGVNDLCARLRPVAGDLVDAFGVPAVALDVPMLTSDAATAP; this is encoded by the coding sequence ATGACCTCCGACACGGGTTCCACACTGTCCACCGGTCTGCGCGAGGTGCTGGACGGCCGCTGGGCGGCCACCCGCGACATCGTCCGGCGGCACATCGAGGACGAACACCTGGTTCCCCTCGACGGTCTGTCCCTCGCCGAGTACCGCGAGCGGATGCTCGGCCTGATGGCGGCGATGGTGCCGCTCGGCTTCCCGGCGCAGGGCTTCCCGAGCACCGACGGGCCGGGCGATCCGGGGGCCGCGGTCACCGCGATCGAGACCCTGGGCTACGGCGATCTGTCGCTGATGGTCAAGGCCGGCGTCCAGTGGGGCCTGTTCGGCGGTGCGATCGAGAACCTCGGCACGCAGCGCCACCACGACGAGTACCGGCAGCGCCTGATCGACCTCGACGTCCTCGGGTGTTTCGCGATGACCGAGACCGGGCACGGCTCCAACGTGCAGGCGCTGGAGACCACGGCCACCTATCTGCCGGAGTCCGGCGAGTTCGAGATCCATTCGCCGACGCCGTCGTCACGCAAGGACTACATCGGCGGCGCGGCCCTGCACGCGCGGTACGCTGCGGTCTTCGCGCAGCTGATCACCGGCGGTCCCGGCGAGGAACCGGCCGGGCGCGGGGTGCACTGCTTCGTAGTCCCGCTGCGCGACGACGAGGGCGCCGATCTGCCCGGCGTCACCACCTCGGACTGCGGCTACAAGGGCGGGCTGCCCGGCGTCGACAACGGCCGGATCCTGTTCGATCACGTCCGCGTCCCGCGCACCGCGCTGCTCAACCGCTACGCCGACGTCGACGCGGACGGCACCTATTCGAGTCCGATCGAGTCGGACAACCGGCGCTTCTTCACCATGCTCGGCACCCTGATCCGCGGGCGCGTCACCGTCGGCGCGTCCGGCGGCGCGGCCGGGCGGCTGGCCCTGACCCTCGCCGTGAAATACGCGCTGCGGCGGCGGCAGTTCGCCGGACCCGGCGACGACGGTGAACTGCTTCTGCTCGACTACCGCGCCCACCAGCGTCGCCTGCTGCCCCTCGTCGCCCGGGCCTATGCGTTCGCCCTGGCCCAGAACGAGGTGACCGAGGAACTCCACGAACTGCAGGTCCGGCCGGCCGACGAGGCCGACCCGGACGCGGTGCGGCGGCTGGAGGCCAAGGCCGCGGCGATCAAGGCCGGACACACCTCGCTGGCGTCGACGGCCGGCATCGAGGCCCGGACCGCGTGCGGCGGCGCCGGGTACATGGCCGAGAACCGGCTGCCGCTGATCCGCGACGACCTCGACGTGTTCACCACCTTCGAGGGCGACAACCTCGTTCTCACCCAACTGGCCGCCAAGCAGTTGCTGACCGACTACGCCGCCGACATCGACCACCTCGACGCCGCAGGCTGGGTGCGGTTCGTCGCCTCGATGGCGCGAGATGTCGCGCTGGAGAAGACCGGTGCGCGGCAGCTGGTGCAGACCGTCCGCGACGACTCCGACGAGGCCCCCGAGGACAGCGACCTGAGTCACTATTCGGCGCAGCTCGCGCTGTTCACCGGGCGCGAGGATCATCTGGTGCGCACCGCGGCGGCGCGCCTGCGCCGGGCTTCCGACGACGACGCCGACGCCTTCGAGGTGTTCACCTCCACCCAGGACCACCTGATCAAGGCCGGTTCGGCGCACATCGAGCGGATCGCGCTGGAGAGCATGCAGGCCGCCCTCGCCGGGCTGCCGAAGGACTCCCCGGTCCGCGACACCCTCGAGACGGTGCGCGACCTGTTCGTCTACTCCGCGCTGGAAGCGGACCTGGGCTGGTTCCTGATGCACCGCTTCGTGTCGGTCGAGCGTGCCAAGGCCATCCGCCGCGGCGTCAACGACCTCTGCGCCCGCCTCCGCCCGGTCGCCGGCGACCTGGTCGATGCCTTCGGCGTCCCCGCCGTCGCCCTGGACGTCCCGATGCTGACCAGCGACGCCGCGACCGCCCCATGA
- the pdxT gene encoding pyridoxal 5'-phosphate synthase glutaminase subunit PdxT, whose protein sequence is MTPTIGVLALQGDVREHAAALRACGAEVIPVRRESELRAVDGIVIPGGESTTMSRLLDVFGLGDPLRDALAGGLPAYGSCAGMIMLASQVLDTRSHGAGSELRGDDRLARGLGGIDIAVRRNAFGRQVESFECDLEFTGITGPGDDPLRAVFIRAPWVESAGPDVQVLATVPEGPAAGRIVAVRQRDVIATSFHPEVTGDLRVHQYFVDIVKEGRA, encoded by the coding sequence GTGACGCCGACGATCGGTGTGCTGGCACTGCAGGGCGACGTCCGGGAGCATGCCGCGGCGCTGCGGGCCTGCGGCGCCGAGGTGATCCCGGTACGGCGGGAGAGCGAACTGCGCGCCGTCGACGGGATCGTCATTCCGGGCGGCGAATCGACGACGATGAGCCGCCTGCTCGATGTCTTCGGCCTCGGTGACCCGCTTCGGGACGCGCTGGCCGGCGGACTGCCCGCCTACGGGTCGTGCGCGGGCATGATCATGCTCGCCTCGCAGGTGCTCGACACCCGTTCGCACGGCGCGGGCAGCGAACTGCGCGGTGACGACCGGCTGGCCCGCGGCCTCGGCGGTATCGACATCGCGGTGCGCCGCAACGCCTTCGGGCGGCAGGTGGAGTCGTTCGAGTGCGACCTCGAGTTCACCGGCATCACCGGCCCCGGAGACGACCCGCTGCGGGCGGTGTTCATCCGGGCCCCGTGGGTCGAATCGGCCGGGCCGGACGTGCAAGTCCTGGCCACCGTGCCGGAGGGCCCCGCGGCGGGGCGTATCGTCGCAGTTCGGCAACGGGACGTGATCGCCACGTCCTTCCATCCGGAGGTCACCGGGGATCTGCGGGTCCACCAGTACTTCGTCGACATCGTCAAGGAAGGGAGAGCCTGA
- a CDS encoding YebC/PmpR family DNA-binding transcriptional regulator: MSGHSKWATTKHKKAAIDAKRGKMFAKLIKNIEVAARTGGGDPAGNPTLYDAIQKAKKSSVPNDNIERARKRGGGEEAGGADWQNITYEGYGPNGVALLIECLTDNRNRAATEVRTAMSRNGGNMADPGSVSYLFTRKGVVTLEKGTQTEDDVLMAVLDAGAEEVNDLGESFEVVCEPTDLIAVRTALQEAGIDYDAAEPDFRASVEVAVDADGARKVMKLIDALEDCDDVQDVYSNVDISDEVLAELDND; encoded by the coding sequence ATGAGCGGCCACTCCAAATGGGCTACCACCAAGCACAAGAAGGCGGCCATCGACGCCAAGCGCGGCAAGATGTTCGCCAAGCTGATCAAGAACATCGAGGTCGCCGCGCGCACCGGCGGCGGTGACCCGGCCGGCAACCCGACGCTGTACGACGCCATCCAGAAGGCGAAGAAGTCGTCGGTCCCGAACGACAACATCGAGCGCGCCCGCAAGCGCGGTGGCGGCGAAGAGGCCGGCGGCGCGGACTGGCAGAACATCACCTACGAGGGCTACGGCCCGAACGGCGTGGCCCTGCTCATCGAGTGCCTCACCGACAACCGCAACCGCGCCGCCACCGAGGTGCGCACCGCGATGAGCCGCAACGGCGGCAACATGGCCGACCCCGGGTCGGTGAGCTACCTGTTCACCCGCAAGGGCGTGGTGACCCTGGAGAAGGGCACCCAGACCGAGGACGACGTCCTGATGGCCGTGCTCGACGCCGGTGCCGAGGAGGTCAACGACCTGGGCGAGAGCTTCGAGGTGGTCTGCGAACCGACCGATCTGATCGCCGTGCGCACCGCGCTGCAGGAGGCAGGCATCGACTACGACGCCGCCGAGCCCGACTTCCGCGCCTCGGTCGAGGTCGCGGTGGACGCCGACGGCGCCCGCAAGGTGATGAAGCTGATCGACGCCCTCGAGGACTGCGACGACGTGCAGGACGTGTACAGCAACGTCGACATCAGCGACGAGGTCCTGGCCGAGCTCGACAACGACTGA
- a CDS encoding LemA family protein → MDAADWLTAVVIVVAAAAVIWLAILAATRATRLNRLNIRVDLARASVFAALDRRAVVARAIAASTADPAVAAVLAGAADAAEHAEPADREAAENHLATVLAQTDPVDRPAALTAELADAQARVSIARRFYNDSVRDARTLGSRRMVRILHLGGHATLPEFLEISERVAPD, encoded by the coding sequence ATGGACGCGGCAGACTGGCTGACGGCCGTCGTGATCGTGGTGGCCGCCGCCGCGGTGATCTGGCTGGCGATCCTGGCGGCGACCCGGGCGACGCGTCTCAATCGCCTCAACATCCGGGTGGATCTGGCCCGCGCGTCGGTGTTCGCGGCGCTGGACCGCCGTGCCGTGGTGGCCCGGGCGATCGCCGCCTCGACGGCCGATCCGGCGGTCGCCGCCGTCCTGGCCGGCGCCGCCGACGCCGCCGAACACGCCGAGCCCGCCGACCGCGAGGCCGCCGAGAATCACCTGGCCACGGTGCTCGCACAGACCGATCCGGTGGATCGTCCGGCCGCGCTCACCGCCGAGCTGGCCGACGCACAGGCCCGCGTCAGTATCGCCCGCCGGTTCTACAACGATTCGGTGCGCGACGCGCGCACCCTCGGCTCCCGGCGGATGGTGCGGATTCTGCACCTGGGCGGTCATGCGACGCTCCCGGAGTTCCTGGAGATCAGCGAGCGTGTCGCCCCGGACTGA
- the ruvC gene encoding crossover junction endodeoxyribonuclease RuvC translates to MRVMGVDPGLTRCGIALVESGAGRSVVALDVDVVRTPAAMELPERLMAIYAAAQHWMDTHAPDVVAVERVFAQRQVSTAMGTAQAAGVVALAAAQREVPVRFHTPSEVKAAVTGSGRADKAQVTMMVTRILGMQQAPKPADAADALALAICHCWRGPVNERMEAAAEQARAAQEAHRRRLAQAQAELAQRKAGAR, encoded by the coding sequence GTGCGTGTGATGGGAGTCGATCCCGGGCTGACGCGGTGCGGTATCGCGCTGGTCGAGTCGGGCGCGGGGCGCAGCGTCGTCGCGCTCGACGTCGACGTGGTCCGCACCCCGGCGGCGATGGAACTGCCGGAGCGCCTGATGGCGATCTACGCCGCCGCGCAGCACTGGATGGACACGCACGCGCCGGACGTCGTGGCGGTGGAGCGGGTCTTCGCGCAGCGTCAGGTCAGCACGGCGATGGGCACCGCCCAGGCCGCCGGGGTGGTGGCCCTGGCCGCGGCGCAGCGCGAGGTCCCGGTCCGGTTCCACACGCCCAGTGAGGTCAAGGCCGCGGTCACCGGTTCCGGCCGCGCCGACAAGGCGCAGGTCACCATGATGGTCACCCGGATCCTCGGCATGCAGCAGGCACCCAAGCCCGCCGACGCGGCCGACGCGCTGGCCCTGGCCATCTGCCACTGCTGGCGCGGGCCGGTCAACGAGCGCATGGAGGCCGCGGCCGAGCAGGCGCGGGCGGCGCAGGAGGCGCACCGCCGCAGGCTCGCGCAGGCCCAGGCGGAGCTGGCACAACGGAAGGCGGGGGCGCGGTGA
- the ruvA gene encoding Holliday junction branch migration protein RuvA, giving the protein MISSVRGEVVDIALDHAVVECAGVGYRVLATPPTLATLRRGEQVRLMTAMIVREDSMTLYGFTDPDARELFGVLQTVTGVGPRLAMATLAVLEPDRLRRALADSDVKALTAVPGIGKRVAERLVVELRDKVAAPAGDPGVALPGTAAGVGAQVTQALVGLGFTENAAAQAVSKVLAGQPDADSQTALRAALAGLGPRR; this is encoded by the coding sequence GTGATCTCCTCGGTACGCGGTGAAGTGGTGGACATCGCACTCGACCACGCCGTCGTCGAATGCGCCGGCGTCGGCTACCGGGTGCTGGCGACACCGCCGACGCTGGCCACTCTTCGCCGCGGCGAGCAGGTCCGGCTGATGACGGCGATGATCGTGCGCGAGGACTCGATGACGCTGTACGGCTTCACCGATCCCGACGCGCGGGAGCTGTTCGGCGTGCTGCAGACGGTGACCGGCGTGGGTCCGCGCCTCGCGATGGCCACGCTCGCCGTCCTGGAACCCGACCGGCTGCGCCGCGCGCTCGCCGACTCCGACGTCAAGGCGCTGACCGCGGTGCCCGGTATCGGCAAGCGCGTCGCGGAACGCCTGGTGGTGGAACTGCGCGACAAGGTCGCCGCTCCCGCCGGCGATCCGGGCGTCGCGCTGCCCGGCACGGCGGCCGGAGTCGGCGCCCAGGTGACGCAGGCCCTCGTCGGCCTCGGTTTCACCGAGAACGCCGCCGCGCAGGCCGTCTCGAAAGTCCTTGCCGGGCAACCGGATGCGGACTCGCAGACGGCGTTGCGGGCCGCACTCGCCGGGCTCGGGCCCCGCCGATGA
- the pdxS gene encoding pyridoxal 5'-phosphate synthase lyase subunit PdxS, producing the protein MTSETTNIPATGTARVKRGMAEMLKGGVIMDVVTPEQAKIAEDAGAVAVMALERVPADIRAQGGVSRMSDPDMIDGIIEAVSIPVMAKARIGHFVEAQILQSLGVDYIDESEVLTPADYSNHIDKWAFTVPFVCGATNLGEALRRITEGAAMIRSKGEAGTGDVSNATTHMRKLRDQIRWLGSLPEDELYVAAKELQAPYELVAEVAREGKLPVTLFTAGGIATPADAAMMMQLGAEGVFVGSGIFKSGNPAQRAAAIVKATTFHDDPDVLAQVSRGLGEAMVGINVDEIPQPHRLAERGW; encoded by the coding sequence GTGACCAGCGAGACCACGAACATCCCCGCTACCGGCACCGCGCGCGTCAAGCGCGGAATGGCCGAGATGCTCAAGGGCGGCGTGATCATGGACGTGGTGACGCCCGAGCAGGCCAAGATCGCCGAGGACGCCGGTGCCGTCGCGGTCATGGCCCTCGAGCGCGTGCCCGCCGACATCCGCGCCCAGGGCGGCGTCTCGCGGATGAGCGACCCGGACATGATCGACGGCATCATCGAGGCCGTCTCGATCCCGGTCATGGCGAAGGCCCGCATCGGGCACTTCGTCGAGGCGCAGATCCTGCAGAGTCTCGGCGTCGACTACATCGACGAGTCGGAGGTCCTGACCCCCGCCGACTACAGCAACCACATCGACAAGTGGGCGTTCACCGTGCCCTTCGTCTGCGGTGCCACCAATCTCGGCGAGGCGCTGCGCCGCATCACCGAGGGCGCGGCGATGATCCGCTCCAAGGGTGAGGCCGGCACCGGCGACGTCTCCAACGCCACCACCCACATGCGCAAGCTGCGCGATCAGATCCGCTGGCTCGGCTCGCTGCCGGAGGACGAACTGTACGTCGCCGCCAAGGAACTGCAGGCGCCGTACGAGCTGGTCGCCGAGGTGGCCCGCGAGGGCAAGCTGCCGGTGACCCTGTTCACCGCGGGCGGTATCGCCACCCCGGCCGACGCGGCGATGATGATGCAGCTCGGCGCCGAGGGCGTGTTCGTCGGGTCGGGTATCTTCAAATCCGGCAATCCGGCACAGCGCGCGGCGGCGATCGTCAAGGCGACCACCTTCCACGACGACCCCGACGTGCTGGCTCAGGTCTCGCGCGGGCTCGGCGAGGCGATGGTCGGCATCAACGTCGACGAGATCCCGCAGCCGCACCGCCTGGCCGAACGCGGCTGGTGA
- the ruvB gene encoding Holliday junction branch migration DNA helicase RuvB encodes MTGGFGDGNFGDEELLAPSIVPGDSELDASLRPKTLADFIGQAKVREQLELVLHAARNRGRTPDHILLSGPPGLGKTSLAMIIAAEMGAAIRITSGPALERAGDLAAMLSNLVEGDVLFIDEIHRIARPAEEMLYLAMEDFRVDVVVGKGPGATSIPLDVAPFTLVGATTRSGALTGPLRDRFGFTAHMEFYETAELVQVLRRSAAILGIPLAPEAAVEVAGRSRGTPRIANRLLRRVRDYAEVRSDGTVDLAAAHAALAVYDVDGLGLDRLDRAVLGALVRGFGGGPVGVSTLAVAVGEEPATVEEVCEPFLVRAGMIARTPRGRVATAAAWQHLGLTPPAGALNQTLGVRAREDTLFDDGM; translated from the coding sequence ATGACCGGCGGCTTCGGCGACGGGAACTTCGGCGACGAGGAACTGCTCGCCCCGTCGATCGTTCCGGGCGACTCCGAACTCGACGCCAGCCTGCGGCCCAAGACGCTGGCCGACTTCATCGGCCAGGCGAAGGTCCGCGAACAGCTGGAACTGGTGCTGCACGCCGCCCGCAACCGCGGCCGCACGCCCGACCACATCCTGCTCTCCGGCCCGCCCGGTCTGGGCAAGACGTCCCTCGCGATGATCATCGCCGCCGAGATGGGCGCGGCCATCCGTATCACCTCCGGCCCGGCGCTGGAACGCGCCGGCGACCTGGCCGCGATGCTTTCCAACCTGGTCGAAGGCGACGTCCTCTTCATCGACGAGATCCACCGCATCGCCCGGCCCGCCGAGGAGATGCTGTACCTGGCGATGGAGGACTTCCGGGTCGACGTCGTCGTCGGCAAGGGACCCGGCGCCACCTCCATCCCGCTCGACGTGGCGCCCTTCACGCTGGTCGGCGCCACCACCCGGTCCGGCGCCCTCACCGGCCCGCTGCGCGACCGCTTCGGTTTCACCGCCCACATGGAGTTCTACGAGACCGCCGAACTGGTCCAGGTCCTGCGCCGATCGGCGGCCATCCTCGGCATCCCGCTGGCACCGGAGGCCGCCGTCGAGGTCGCCGGCCGCTCACGCGGCACCCCCCGCATCGCCAACCGGCTGCTGCGCCGCGTCCGCGACTACGCCGAGGTCCGCAGCGACGGCACCGTCGATCTGGCTGCTGCACACGCAGCACTCGCCGTGTACGACGTCGACGGACTGGGCCTGGACCGGCTCGATCGTGCCGTCCTGGGCGCCCTGGTCCGCGGCTTCGGCGGGGGACCGGTCGGGGTGTCGACGCTGGCCGTGGCCGTCGGCGAGGAACCGGCCACCGTCGAGGAGGTCTGCGAACCCTTCCTGGTGCGCGCCGGGATGATCGCCCGCACCCCGCGCGGCCGGGTCGCCACCGCCGCCGCCTGGCAGCACCTCGGTCTGACCCCGCCGGCCGGCGCCCTGAACCAGACACTGGGCGTCCGCGCCCGGGAGGACACCCTCTTCGACGACGGGATGTGA
- a CDS encoding glycosyltransferase family 4 protein, with the protein MKIGMICPYSFDVPGGVQAHVIELAEVFIRRGHEVRVLAPAALDTELPDYVDSAGPALAIPYNGSVSRVNFSPKGLHRLRKWIADNEFDVLHVHEPNSPSLSMLSLMVATGPIVTTFHTATTKSLWLSAFDSMLRQFRERISGKIAVSELARRWQMESLGNDAVEIPNGINVAQFADAEPLDGFPRAGRTLLFLGRFDEPRKGVDILMRALPRIVERYPDITVLVVGGGNEKALARRAGDLAPHLRFLGMVDDQTKARALRSADVYVAPNLGGESFGIVLVEAMAAGAAVVASDLVAFSRVLDGGAAGRLVETGSPSALAAAVIDLLDDDAERAALVERARRRADRYDWSRVADQIQKVYESVTLGAGPVVVSD; encoded by the coding sequence GTGAAGATCGGGATGATCTGCCCGTACTCGTTCGACGTGCCGGGCGGCGTCCAGGCGCACGTCATCGAGCTGGCCGAGGTGTTCATCCGCCGCGGACACGAGGTGCGCGTGCTGGCCCCGGCCGCGCTCGACACCGAGCTGCCCGACTACGTCGACTCCGCGGGTCCGGCGCTGGCCATCCCGTACAACGGCTCGGTGTCCCGGGTGAACTTCTCGCCCAAGGGACTGCATCGGCTCCGCAAGTGGATCGCCGACAACGAGTTCGACGTCCTCCACGTGCACGAGCCGAACTCGCCGAGCCTGTCGATGCTGTCCCTGATGGTCGCCACCGGTCCCATCGTCACCACCTTCCACACGGCCACCACCAAATCGCTGTGGCTCTCCGCGTTCGACAGCATGCTCCGGCAGTTCCGCGAACGGATCTCCGGCAAGATCGCGGTGTCCGAACTGGCCCGCCGCTGGCAGATGGAGTCGCTCGGCAACGACGCGGTGGAGATCCCGAACGGCATCAACGTCGCCCAGTTCGCCGACGCCGAGCCGCTCGACGGGTTCCCTCGCGCCGGCCGCACGCTGCTCTTCCTCGGCCGCTTCGACGAACCGCGCAAGGGCGTCGACATCCTGATGCGCGCGCTGCCGCGCATCGTCGAGCGGTACCCCGACATCACCGTGCTGGTGGTCGGCGGCGGCAACGAGAAGGCCCTCGCGCGCCGCGCCGGCGATCTCGCCCCGCACCTGCGGTTCCTCGGCATGGTCGACGACCAGACCAAGGCGCGGGCGCTGCGCAGCGCCGACGTCTACGTGGCCCCCAACCTCGGCGGCGAGAGCTTCGGCATCGTGCTGGTCGAGGCGATGGCGGCCGGCGCGGCGGTCGTGGCGAGCGACCTGGTCGCGTTCTCCCGGGTGCTCGACGGCGGCGCCGCGGGACGCCTGGTCGAGACCGGATCACCGTCGGCCCTGGCCGCCGCCGTGATCGACCTGCTCGACGACGACGCCGAGCGCGCCGCACTGGTGGAACGAGCGCGCCGTCGTGCCGACCGGTACGACTGGTCGCGGGTCGCCGACCAGATCCAGAAGGTGTACGAATCGGTCACGCTGGGCGCCGGCCCGGTCGTGGTGTCGGACTGA
- a CDS encoding protein phosphatase 2C domain-containing protein: MSEPVILRDVAATGLDEAAGLRLDWAVACHVGSIRPANEDAALALPGRYLLADGMGGHESGELASEAALQTLASAPVGVSLAQTSGALEGLLVEAQDRIGGLDAETARRAGTTATGVVLAVEHDAPHWVAFNIGDSRTYLISGGRIKPVSVDHSQVQELVDGGFLTPAQARVDPRRNVITRALGAGMATPRADYFAFPAVPGDIVLLCSDGLNGELTDDEILAAVTETDSLEEAAEALVECANISGGHDNVTVVLVRVAE; the protein is encoded by the coding sequence ATGAGCGAGCCGGTGATCCTGCGGGACGTCGCTGCCACGGGCCTCGACGAGGCCGCGGGCCTGCGTCTGGACTGGGCGGTGGCCTGTCACGTCGGCAGCATCCGCCCGGCCAACGAGGACGCCGCGCTCGCACTGCCGGGCCGCTACCTCCTGGCCGACGGCATGGGCGGGCACGAGAGCGGTGAGCTCGCCAGCGAGGCGGCGCTGCAGACGCTCGCGTCCGCCCCGGTCGGGGTATCTCTCGCGCAGACCTCCGGCGCGCTGGAAGGTCTCCTCGTCGAGGCACAGGACCGGATCGGCGGTCTCGACGCGGAGACCGCCCGCCGGGCGGGCACCACGGCGACCGGCGTGGTGCTGGCCGTCGAGCACGACGCCCCGCACTGGGTGGCCTTCAACATCGGCGATTCGCGCACCTATCTGATCAGCGGTGGCCGGATCAAGCCGGTCAGCGTCGACCACTCGCAGGTGCAGGAACTGGTCGACGGCGGTTTCCTCACCCCGGCGCAGGCGCGGGTCGATCCGCGCCGCAACGTCATCACCCGGGCGCTCGGTGCCGGAATGGCCACCCCGCGTGCGGACTACTTCGCCTTCCCGGCCGTGCCGGGCGACATCGTGCTGCTCTGCTCCGACGGCCTCAACGGCGAACTGACCGACGACGAGATCCTCGCCGCCGTCACCGAGACGGATTCGCTCGAGGAGGCCGCCGAGGCCCTGGTGGAGTGCGCGAACATCAGTGGTGGCCACGACAACGTGACGGTCGTCCTGGTCCGCGTCGCCGAATAG